The Cellulophaga lytica DSM 7489 nucleotide sequence CTACAGAGCTTTGGGTAAATGGTAAAAAAGTTGGCAACTATGCTGTAAATGGTTATGTTCCTTTTTATTTTGATATTACTGACTTTGTAAACTTGGGCAAAGAAAATACTATTGCTGTTAAGGCAGATAATAGTTTTAGTCAGGTAATAGCTCCTGACCCACACAGAACAGATTATGTAAAGTTTGGTGGCTTGTATAGAGATGTTTATTTGGTAACAACCAATAAGTTATACGTTAACTACAACTGGGAAGATTTTAATGCTGGCGTACATATTACCACACCAACAGTAAACAAGCATAACGGAACGGTTACCATAAAAACTACCGTAAAAAACGAAAACGATACAGCCAAAAACACCAAGATTATTACCAAGATTGTTAACAAAGATGGTGTGGTTGTAAAAAAAATTACTTCTACCAAAACAATAGCGCCTAATGCTGTATATACTTTTAGACAATCTGCAACTATAGAAGACAATTACCATTTATGGTCTCCAGATTCTCCCTATTTGTACAGAGCTAACTCTGTTATTTATGATGAAAATAATGCGGTAGATTTTGTAGAGAACAAATTTGGTTTTAGAAAATTTAGCCTAGAAAAAGGTAAAGGGTTTGTTTTAAATGGCGAGCCGTTATTTTTAGTTGGTGCTAACCGTCATCAAAACTACCCAAATGTAGGTGATGCCGTACCTAATTCTTTTCATTACAATGAAGCACTACAATATAAAAAAGCGGGGATGAACATTATTAGAACATCACATTATACACAAGATGATGCTTTTTTACAAGCTTGTGATGAGTTAGGTATTTTGGTTTATGAGGAACCTAGTACTTGGATTTTATGGGGTGATGATGCTTGGTTTTCTAATTTAGAAGCTGCTACAAGAACTATGATACGTAACCACAGAAACCACCCTTCTATTATTGTTTGGGGTGCAGGAATAAACCACAGAGGTCCAGTGCCAAGAATGCAAACTGTTGCTAAAGAAGAAGATCCGTTTAGGCTAACAGCATCTGCATCTAGTCCGTGGAACGGAGTAAAAAATGAAGGTGTTACAGATGTACACGCAACTATGGATTACCGTAGAACAGAATTTCCTGAGAGTGCTTTTACTATGGTTATGGAGCACGGTAGTACGCCAGATTCCGAGGTAAATCAGTTTCATATTTCTAGGTACAAAGGCAATAAAAACAATTTTGCAGCCATAACTTGGTTGGGTGCAGATTACAATCATTTACAACCAGATGTAAATGACGAGCAATGGAAAAGAGATTTTATGACTACATACGGAGTATTATCTGCTTTTAGAGTACCAAAACCGGTGTACTACTGGTATCAATCTGAATTGGTAAAAAAACCAATGGTACATATTGCAGATGAAACGGCTTCTAAAAACGGAAAAGTTAGAATTTTTAGTAATTGCCAAGAGGTAGCGCTTTATCACAATGGTAAACTTATTGCAAGGCAAGTTCCAGATAATAGTCTAACCAAACTAAACCTAAACCACCCTTCATTTACATTTAAATTTAACTGGACAAATGGTACTTTAAAAGCTATAGGTTATACAAATGGAGAAAAAATAACCGAATTTACAAGGCATAAAGAAGAGAGTCCGTATAGATTAAAACTAGATTTAAATATTACAAACCAACCTTTTTATGCTGGCGGATCTGATATAAGACTGGTACACGCATCTATTTTAGATAAAAATGGCGAGGTAGTTACTAACACAAAGCAACGCGTAGAGTTTTTTGTATCTGGTGCAGGAGAATTAATAGACAATGGTAAAATAGATGCTAACCCTGCACGCTCTTTTAACGGTGTTGCATCAATTTACATAAAAGGAAAAAATACTCCAGGTAAAATTACAATTACAGCTAAAGCTAAAGGCTTAAAATCTGCTAAAACAAGTATTACAACATCAGCCTATAATACAAATGAAATTGTAAATAATGCTACTCCTATTTACGATTTTCCTGTAACCCGTGTAGACATTGGAGGCAACAAACAATTGGTACAATTTGATTGGGAAGAATGGACCGGTAACAGCAATGCCAACTTAACTTACAACTTAAAGGATTTTAATGCTACTATAGCGGTTAGTGCTACAGACAACATTAAATGGTTAGGAGATACCGCAATGTTAGGAGATTTAAGCTTTGTAGGTACAGATGGTTTATATTCTGAAAAAGGAAATTTAAGTCTTAGCATAAATAATTTAAAAGCAGGTAATTATGAAATAGAAACATTTCACCATACCAGAAGAGGCAATGTTAAAATGACCAACGAAATTGAAGTACAAGTTGTAGATGTTAATGGTGCTTTTTCAAGAAAATCTGATGATCATATAGTAGATTATTACCAGAATGATAATACAGGAGAACGTAAACCTTTATCTATAACATCTAAGTTTTCTGCAGACGGTAAAAGTACAATAACCATCAACTTTAAAAATTTAAACAATGTAGGTGATATGTGGCTAAACGGCTTTGTATTAAAACAAGTAAAATAATGCATTTTACCAACACCTAATTAACCAACCAATAAACCAAAAAACAATGAAAATAACACTAAAAAAACACTTGTTTTGGCTGTTTTTACTATGTTTTACTAGCATAACAGCACAAGAGCAAAATGAAAAAGTAATTTTTATTAAAGAACCAAATACTACTTTGCAAGCTAATACAACATATGAGTTTACTATTGGTTATGTTGCTTTAATTGATAGTGATTTAAGTGTTGAACTTAGTGGTGGACCCTCTAAATTTTATGCTGGCAGCAAGGTGAAAGTAAAAAAAGGTCAGGGTATAAAAAAGTTAACTATTACCACTAATAAAAAACCAACTAACGGCAAAGGCTATAAACTTGTTTTAAGTTTAAGAGATGTAAATGGCAATTGGAAAACTACACGTACAGGGCAGGTTATTAGTAACATAGAAATGGTTAAACAAGCTGTTTCATTTTCTAACAATGTAACGTTTTCTCCACTTTTGGCTACTAATATTGCTAGTAATCCAAAATACAATGTGCCAGTAAGTTACATTACAAAAGAACCAATATTTATACAAGCTGCAATTTGGGAGGGTGGTAAATGGTTAGCATCATCAGACCGTATAAAGGTATCTACTGGTAAAGGAGATAAACAGTTAACTATAAATTACAATACACCTTTAGAGGGAAAAAATTACAAGTACTCTGTTTCTTTTGGTAGTCAAGAAGATTTTAGTAATAAAACGTATGTAAGTAAAGAAATATCTGGTCTAAAAATTACCAAACCTCAAAAACAACTTACCATAGTAGAGATTAATGATAAAAGCATTCAGGTATCTTTAAACAAAACAGCTAAAGTTTTAACCTTACCAAGTGCAACTGCATTTAAATACATAAAAATAATAACATTAAAAGGAGAAACGGTTTTAGAGGTAAAAGATAGCAAGTCTGTAGCTCTTAACAACTTGCCTAAAGGTGGATATTTTGCTATTACAAGCGACAATAATTATTACAAATTTGCAAAATTTTAAACATAT carries:
- a CDS encoding glycoside hydrolase family 2 protein → MKIKLALLSLFITAISYAQSNNLPEGFTAGDRTKTNLNFNWKFHLGDLPNAPTAIDFDDNNWENVSVPHAPQLVSYELDSVKETWVQEKYLRDISWYRKKLTIDANATGKIFLEFEAIHNATELWVNGKKVGNYAVNGYVPFYFDITDFVNLGKENTIAVKADNSFSQVIAPDPHRTDYVKFGGLYRDVYLVTTNKLYVNYNWEDFNAGVHITTPTVNKHNGTVTIKTTVKNENDTAKNTKIITKIVNKDGVVVKKITSTKTIAPNAVYTFRQSATIEDNYHLWSPDSPYLYRANSVIYDENNAVDFVENKFGFRKFSLEKGKGFVLNGEPLFLVGANRHQNYPNVGDAVPNSFHYNEALQYKKAGMNIIRTSHYTQDDAFLQACDELGILVYEEPSTWILWGDDAWFSNLEAATRTMIRNHRNHPSIIVWGAGINHRGPVPRMQTVAKEEDPFRLTASASSPWNGVKNEGVTDVHATMDYRRTEFPESAFTMVMEHGSTPDSEVNQFHISRYKGNKNNFAAITWLGADYNHLQPDVNDEQWKRDFMTTYGVLSAFRVPKPVYYWYQSELVKKPMVHIADETASKNGKVRIFSNCQEVALYHNGKLIARQVPDNSLTKLNLNHPSFTFKFNWTNGTLKAIGYTNGEKITEFTRHKEESPYRLKLDLNITNQPFYAGGSDIRLVHASILDKNGEVVTNTKQRVEFFVSGAGELIDNGKIDANPARSFNGVASIYIKGKNTPGKITITAKAKGLKSAKTSITTSAYNTNEIVNNATPIYDFPVTRVDIGGNKQLVQFDWEEWTGNSNANLTYNLKDFNATIAVSATDNIKWLGDTAMLGDLSFVGTDGLYSEKGNLSLSINNLKAGNYEIETFHHTRRGNVKMTNEIEVQVVDVNGAFSRKSDDHIVDYYQNDNTGERKPLSITSKFSADGKSTITINFKNLNNVGDMWLNGFVLKQVK